One Sagittula stellata E-37 genomic window carries:
- a CDS encoding AEC family transporter has product MLHVLTHDILPVFAMLALGFLLGRISFVSKAEATTANRIAFMVMQPPLILPLIAGLDWSAFRADVLAVYALCQVALFTAAYLVMRRIFRREPLESWLLAMATIFVNTLLYIWPISFLIYGEAAALPVTAIVAWDSAVSFSFFIVTTDLIAGRAPGAPPAWKRLATNPVLMAILLGLLLNLAAIPLPEPALTAMHFAGQAAAPLTLFALGVILSGQSLRVSPVIATASGLKLLAFPALIWAALSLLQPPETWHDLFTLTAAGPSGAMAFALALLHGVRTDAIAPVIVWTSTLSLISLAWLA; this is encoded by the coding sequence ATGCTGCACGTCCTGACACATGACATCCTGCCGGTCTTTGCGATGCTGGCGCTGGGGTTCCTCCTCGGGCGGATTTCCTTCGTGTCGAAGGCCGAGGCGACGACGGCCAACCGCATCGCCTTCATGGTCATGCAGCCGCCCCTGATCCTGCCGCTGATCGCCGGGCTGGACTGGTCCGCCTTCCGGGCCGACGTGCTGGCGGTCTACGCGCTCTGCCAGGTGGCTCTGTTCACCGCCGCCTACCTCGTGATGCGCCGGATCTTCCGGCGCGAGCCGCTGGAAAGCTGGCTGCTGGCGATGGCGACGATCTTCGTGAACACGCTGCTTTATATCTGGCCGATCTCCTTCCTGATCTACGGCGAGGCCGCCGCCCTACCCGTCACCGCCATCGTCGCCTGGGACAGCGCCGTCTCGTTCTCCTTCTTCATCGTCACCACCGACCTGATCGCGGGCCGTGCGCCCGGCGCGCCGCCCGCATGGAAGCGGCTGGCGACGAACCCGGTGCTGATGGCGATCCTGCTGGGCCTCTTGCTGAACCTCGCCGCGATCCCCCTGCCCGAGCCCGCGCTGACCGCCATGCACTTTGCCGGTCAGGCCGCCGCGCCGCTGACGCTGTTTGCCCTGGGCGTGATCCTCTCCGGTCAGTCGCTGCGCGTGTCGCCGGTCATCGCCACCGCCTCGGGGCTGAAACTGCTCGCGTTTCCGGCGCTGATCTGGGCCGCGCTGTCGCTGCTGCAGCCGCCAGAGACCTGGCACGACCTCTTCACGCTGACCGCCGCCGGGCCGTCCGGCGCCATGGCCTTTGCGCTGGCACTCCTCCATGGCGTGCGCACCGACGCCATCGCCCCGGTCATCGTCTGGACCTCGACCCTGTCGCTGATCTCGCTGGCCTGGCTGGCCTGA